Sequence from the Argentina anserina chromosome 7, drPotAnse1.1, whole genome shotgun sequence genome:
gtcGACTATTTCAATAGTGAACAACTTTTGTAAGATCTTTGTTTTCAAGAAGTTTTTTGACACCTTATATTCTCTCTTTATAATTCTGTTAACTTCTGATTATAAGCCTAAGTTGATTTCAGAAGAAACTAATTAACCTTACCGATTACATGTCAGATACGATTGAGAAGTGTGATTATAATAATGAGTGTCTTAAGGTTAAACAAAAgtgtatcaaaaaaaaaagaagaacaaagtaaaaaaaaagaaggttgTGCCATTAACACCTCAAATTGCTACACATCCTCCAAGATGAGAGGGATTGAGAGCCTATCATAAAGTTAATTTGATGgctaaatttataaattcattttaattctagtgatagaataataaaaaatgGTGTGTGAATAGGGATTTAGgggttgtaaaaaaaaaatcatagtaAAAGGTGTAAAGTAACAGTCCTTTGGTAAAAAGTTTTGCGAGATAAATCATAcgggtaaattcctcctatgatACCTGATATTTGGATACTTGAACAATTTGGTatctgatgtatgaaaacggacaatttggtacctaaagttttcaaatttaggccattttggtacttatgtcaattttaatcatattttcagggttatttccgtcatcttatctctactttacttcatttttacataataccttcaaattacctctaaattatcactaaaattttgataactcatccacttagtatctgtgatgatttacgtatataatttttcataatgtagctatcaatctaaattgattttaattttaaataatttaaaatatatattttaataaaaaattacaattgcataaatgaaatttattttctttgtaaaaaataattaggatacaataagtatattaagaaaaaaaattatttttgatacatgcgaagtagatgctaagtggagtagatatatcaatttaattatctccaaagaggCCACAATTAtagaaagaaatgaagaacaatgtgaatttaatgagtttaagACTAAAATAACGAAAATAACCCTTAAAATATGATTAAAATTGATACAGTtaccaaaatggcttacaaataacaacttcaggtaccaaattgtccgtttttaTACATCGGGTACTAAATTGAGCAAGTATGCATACTTTAGGTACCGAGAATTAACCATAAATCAAGATAATTAAACAATGtggcaaactatatataagcTCACTCCCACACTAATATCATCACAAACACACTTGACACGCCATGGCAGCTCTCTCCTACCTCTTCTCACTCTCCCTCCTCTGCTTCTTCGTAGCTGCCCAAGCCCTCAACAACCCAGACCCCAAATGCAGTGCCACCAGTGACCACGGTTCCGACCTCAAAGTCTTCCATGTCTACAGCCCATGCTCCCCCTTCAGACCAGCACAGCCACTCTCATGGGAGGAGGACGTGCTCCAAACTCTGGCCAAGGACCAGGCAAGGCTCCAATTCTTGGCCAGTCTCGCCGGGGCTAAGAAGTCTATTGTCCCCATTGCGTCGGGACGACAGATCATTCAGAGCCCCACGTACATTGTGAGGGCCAATATCGGAACTCCTCCTCAGACTCTGCTAATGGCTGTGGACACCAGCAGTGATGCTGCTTGGGTTCCTTGCAATGGCTGCGTTGGCTGCTCTTCCAATGTCTTCAACTCTCTCAAATCCACCACCTTTAGGTCCGTTGGTTGTGGTGCTCCTCAGTGCAAGCAGGTATATTACCATTGATCTTCATTGTTTCAGCTTTTCTGTTTCAAATGGTTTAATCACTTAATGAGATCTCAACAGATCCGTTCTTTCTTAAGTACAGAGGTGAAGAACGTGACTAAtctttatttggtacattatTATGTGCACTTTGCCAATATGTAATACTAATTTGGATCATCCATTCATGTAGATGTTTTAATAATAAGCAAATCTCTTAATGCTGATAATCTTCTATGTATCAAGTCTAAAGTAATGGGGTATCTCAATAATGTGTGCACTTATTTTAAGTACCACTAATAATATGTGTAGAGTGCTTTactaaaatcacaccaaataaTTTAACATCATGGCACGTGGATTTTCACAGGCACCCAACCCCAGCTGCCTTGGAAGCACCTGCAGCTTCAATGTTACATATGGAGGTTCCACCATTGCATCAAACCTGTCACAAGAAACCTTCAAACTAGCCAACGATGTGGTGCCTGCCTACACCTTCGGTTGCATCCAAAAGACCACCGGCAGCTCAGTGCCGCCGCAGGGTCTTCTGGGTCTCGGCCGAGGGCCAATGTCGCTTATGTCACAGACTCAAAACCTCTACAAATCCACATTCTCATACTGCCTCCCTGGCTACAAGTCACTCAACTTCTCTGGTTCACTGAGGCTTGGAACTGTTGGGCAGCCTATTAGAATCAAGTACACCCCATTGCTCAAGAACCCTAGGAGGTCATCACTCTATTATGTCAACCTAAATGCCATTAGGGTTGGAAGGAGAATCGTTGATATCCCCCCAGCTGCTTTGGCTTTCAATCCCACCACTGGTGCTGGGACAGTCATTGATTCTGGTAATTATTATCAAACACTCTCTGATCTAATCACtagatttgaattttgattaaAAAGAATGTTTTTTGAATCTAATGATTCTTGGATCTTGTTGCTCTTAATTATTTTCTCTGACATGTGACTAGACCACATGACATAATTTAGCTAGAGGGCCCTCTTAGACTTTAGATTTGGATTTTACCCTGAATACGAAATTTCCTAACTCGTAATAATTATTATGACCCCTGCCTCCTTGGATAGATCTTTGGGTGACCTAGTTAGTAATAATCTTTAATAATTTGTGAAAGTTTCTGAAAATAATGCATTGTTCATATTGTTGTTATAGGTAACTCCTATATATCATGTGTCAAAACACTTGCGATAAGAGTTTAATCTATGTTTCAGGCACTGTTTTCACTCGCCTAGTGACGCCCGCTTACGAGGCAGTCCGCAACGAGTTCCGAAGGAGAGTCGGCCGCAAGATACCTGTGACATCTCTAGGTGGCTTCGATACCTGCTACAGTGGCCCGATCGTCGTGCCCACGATCACTTTCATGTTCACGGGCATGAATGTGACGCTGCCCGCCGACAACGTAGTGATCCGGAGCACGGCAGGTAGCACCACATGTTTGGCCATGGCAGCGGCGCCTGATAATGTGAACTCGGTTCTGAATGTGATCGCCAACATGCAGCAGCAGAACCACAGGGTGCTCATTGATGTACCCAACTCAAGGCTCGGTGTTGCCCGTGAGCAATGCACCTAAATGTTTTGTTTGGTTCGATTACTTCCCAAGTGACTCTGTTTGGTCATTGGCCCTAGTATTTAACTAGTACTTGAACGATTACTATTCTAGTAGTATTATGCTTGGATGAATTATTGTATTGGCTTGCCACAAAGATTTGTGTTTAATGGCTATAAGAGTTAAATGATGGACTAGCAATAGTGTAAGGTCCGAACTTAATGTGATTTGTATCGACATATATTCACGGGAGTGCCCTAGCCTTTGTGTCCTTTTTCAACTTCACGGGTTAGGATTTGCAAAAGCCTTGCACAAGAATCCTGACTCCAAGCTTTTcgatttaataaattttagttttacGTTTCATCGTTTGCTATCTATTATTAATGTTTGTGTCATCGTTTGCTATCTATTATTAATGTTTGTGTGTGCAATGCATGGCAACGAAGAACAAAAAGAAACGATACAATTACAAAACTCGGACCAAAGTAATCAAACCTGATAGACTTCATATATGTCTTTCCGATCTACAACAGCTTTTGCAATTTATTCGGTCAATTCTTTGTACACTAAGTCATTCCGGCAATTCTactcaatgttctaaatatctcgatatattccTGATATATCCCTAATATTAAGAAAACACTACGATAAGTTGCTTATCggtctattatatcggtcaacctaaaaaatcaagtcaaatgacgatatatcgggtcaaactcggtttcacccgatatatcggtgtttttttaaaatatttttttaaaaaccacgtctttttgaaaaaataatttaaagaaaatgaaagtttcATCGATAGCATCCGATGACGAGAGAgttttatgatgaatgatcacctctatttttattaattaatactatttatgtattttaattgtcaaaacaataaaaaaattatgaagtttatttagtacattcatttctataagttttaatttttgaagtttatttggtacattttgatgtatatgtttataaatatattaaatttaattaaaatttagcaaaaacgataaatctcatataatccgatatatctcgatatatccttattttataaaaccgatacgatgccgataaccgttATTTAGACCATAAATTCTACTACACTATAAATTCACTATTTTCATACAAATTAAATAGACGGAATTAGACTCTGAGCTACTTGTTGCATTCTCAAAGGTTAGAATGGCATCAATATTCTCAAAGATTGATGTTTCTCGATATGAGCTGGTTTCTTCCCTTTGGGGTTTTCGCTTTGCACCAAATGGGCTAATTAACGAGTTGGATGTTTGTTCATGTGTTGATACCGGAAAATTCATGCGGCTAATTACTATGCCAAATCACAACAAAATATCAATAGAAAATGTCTATTTAGTACTAATTTGGCTCATTTTTTGCTCATTTCAATGACACATTTTAAAAATTGCCAATTTTAACACAAGGCTACCTACAATTTGCCCAATTCAACACATTTccactaaatatatacattttaGGACCATTTTACCATCACACCTATTGAATAGAGAGACTTTGACGACCACTAGAGTCCGACCACAACCAGcagtcaaaataaaattactaaCCTCAGTAACTCATAATAAATTTCAAATCACCGGTGGTTGGAATCGGAAATCCGG
This genomic interval carries:
- the LOC126802188 gene encoding aspartyl protease AED3-like, with the translated sequence MAALSYLFSLSLLCFFVAAQALNNPDPKCSATSDHGSDLKVFHVYSPCSPFRPAQPLSWEEDVLQTLAKDQARLQFLASLAGAKKSIVPIASGRQIIQSPTYIVRANIGTPPQTLLMAVDTSSDAAWVPCNGCVGCSSNVFNSLKSTTFRSVGCGAPQCKQAPNPSCLGSTCSFNVTYGGSTIASNLSQETFKLANDVVPAYTFGCIQKTTGSSVPPQGLLGLGRGPMSLMSQTQNLYKSTFSYCLPGYKSLNFSGSLRLGTVGQPIRIKYTPLLKNPRRSSLYYVNLNAIRVGRRIVDIPPAALAFNPTTGAGTVIDSGTVFTRLVTPAYEAVRNEFRRRVGRKIPVTSLGGFDTCYSGPIVVPTITFMFTGMNVTLPADNVVIRSTAGSTTCLAMAAAPDNVNSVLNVIANMQQQNHRVLIDVPNSRLGVAREQCT